From the Nodularia sp. NIES-3585 genome, one window contains:
- the rsmA gene encoding 16S rRNA (adenine(1518)-N(6)/adenine(1519)-N(6))-dimethyltransferase RsmA, with product MIRPRKSFAQHWLKSEKALDAIIKAAECHQSDDRVLEIGPGTGILTRRLLPLVRSLVAVEIDFDLCKQLAKQLGKKDNFLLLQGDFLTLDLSSPLAAFPNFQKPNKVVANIPYNITGPIIEKLLGTIANPNPEPYDSIVLLVQKEVADRLYANPGSRTFGALSVRVQYLADCEFICTVPAGAFYPPPKVDSAVVRLRPRQIETPALNPRKFESLLKLGFGAKRKMLRNNLQSLIERDRLTHLLEQLEINPQVRAEDLSVQQWVTLVNQLTVNSQQSTD from the coding sequence ATGATCAGACCGCGCAAGTCCTTTGCCCAACATTGGCTCAAAAGTGAAAAGGCACTGGATGCAATTATTAAAGCAGCAGAATGTCACCAGAGCGATGATCGCGTGCTGGAAATTGGCCCCGGTACGGGTATTCTAACTCGCCGTTTACTTCCCTTAGTGCGATCGCTTGTAGCAGTGGAGATAGACTTTGATTTATGCAAACAGTTAGCCAAGCAACTGGGTAAAAAAGATAACTTCTTACTATTGCAAGGGGATTTCCTCACGTTAGATTTATCATCCCCGTTAGCAGCATTTCCCAACTTTCAAAAGCCAAATAAAGTAGTAGCGAATATCCCCTACAACATCACAGGGCCAATCATTGAGAAGTTGCTAGGCACTATCGCCAACCCCAACCCAGAACCGTATGATTCCATAGTGCTACTAGTGCAAAAAGAAGTAGCCGATAGATTGTATGCTAATCCTGGTTCCCGAACTTTTGGGGCGTTGAGTGTGCGGGTGCAGTATTTAGCTGATTGTGAATTCATTTGTACCGTTCCCGCAGGTGCATTTTACCCACCACCAAAGGTAGATTCAGCGGTTGTGCGGTTGCGTCCCCGACAGATTGAAACACCAGCACTGAACCCCCGCAAATTTGAGAGTTTGCTCAAACTGGGATTTGGGGCGAAACGCAAAATGTTAAGAAATAACTTGCAATCTCTGATTGAACGCGATCGCCTGACCCACTTACTGGAACAATTAGAAATAAATCCCCAAGTTCGAGCCGAAGACCTCAGCGTTCAGCAATGGGTAACATTAGTAAATCAGTTAACAGTGAACAGTCAACAGTCAACAGACTGA
- a CDS encoding NAD(P)H-quinone oxidoreductase subunit N has protein sequence MDFANLTSQLNAGTILPEGIVIVTLLGVLIVDLILGRTSSRWIGYLAIAGLVAAIGALYLQWDVTNPISFTGSFIGDDLSIVFRGIIALSAAVTILMSIRYIEQSGTALAEFIAILLTATLGGMFLSGASELVMIFISLETLSISSYLLTGYTKRDPRSNEAALKYLLIGASSTAIFLYGVSLLYGLSGGQTELGAIANGITAGNVGQSLGLVIALIFVIAGIGFKISAAPFHQWTPDVYEGAPTPVIAFLSVGSKAAGFALAIRLLTTVFPLVADEWRFIFTALAVLSMVLGNVVALAQTSMKRMLAYSSIAQAGFVMIGMIAGTEAGYASMVFYLMVYLFMNLCGFTCIILFSLRTGTDQIAEYSGLYQKDPLLTLGLSISLLSLGGIPPLAGFFGKIYLFWAGWQAGLYWLVLLGLVTSVVSIYYYIRVVKMMVVKEPQEMSEVVKNYPEIRWNLPGFRPLQVGLIVTLIATTIAGVLSNPLFTLANNSISNTAMLQATIFERTQISAISTQEPEEL, from the coding sequence ATGGATTTTGCTAATCTTACATCCCAGTTGAATGCTGGAACGATTTTGCCAGAGGGGATTGTAATTGTCACCCTCTTAGGGGTTTTGATTGTTGATTTGATTTTGGGACGTACATCTTCACGCTGGATTGGATATCTGGCGATCGCAGGTTTAGTCGCTGCGATTGGCGCACTCTATCTTCAATGGGATGTGACTAATCCTATCTCCTTTACCGGGAGCTTTATTGGTGATGACCTCAGTATTGTCTTTCGCGGTATTATCGCGTTGTCTGCTGCTGTCACCATTTTGATGTCAATTCGCTACATTGAGCAGAGTGGTACTGCTTTAGCCGAATTCATCGCCATTTTGCTGACTGCAACTTTGGGAGGAATGTTTTTATCCGGTGCTAGTGAGTTGGTGATGATTTTCATCTCACTAGAAACCCTTAGTATTTCCTCTTACTTACTCACAGGTTATACCAAGCGTGACCCCCGCTCTAACGAAGCTGCGCTGAAATACCTGTTGATTGGAGCTTCCAGTACGGCAATATTTTTATACGGTGTTTCGCTGCTGTACGGTCTGTCAGGTGGACAAACAGAATTAGGTGCGATCGCTAACGGGATTACCGCAGGTAATGTTGGTCAATCTTTAGGTTTGGTAATTGCGCTCATTTTCGTGATTGCAGGTATCGGCTTCAAAATCTCGGCTGCACCCTTTCACCAGTGGACACCAGACGTTTACGAAGGCGCTCCCACCCCAGTGATTGCCTTTTTATCTGTTGGCTCCAAAGCAGCTGGGTTTGCCCTAGCCATTCGCTTACTGACAACAGTCTTCCCCCTCGTCGCTGACGAATGGAGATTTATTTTCACTGCCCTTGCAGTTCTGAGTATGGTGTTAGGTAACGTAGTCGCCTTAGCTCAAACCAGCATGAAACGGATGTTAGCTTATTCATCCATTGCTCAAGCTGGATTTGTGATGATTGGCATGATTGCTGGCACTGAAGCTGGATATGCCAGTATGGTGTTTTACCTAATGGTCTACCTGTTCATGAACCTGTGCGGGTTTACCTGCATTATTCTATTCTCCCTACGGACAGGCACAGACCAAATAGCTGAATACTCTGGCTTGTATCAAAAAGATCCACTTCTCACACTAGGATTGAGTATCTCCCTACTTTCTTTAGGTGGAATTCCGCCATTAGCTGGGTTTTTTGGGAAGATTTACTTGTTCTGGGCAGGTTGGCAAGCTGGACTTTACTGGTTAGTTTTACTAGGCTTAGTTACCAGCGTTGTCTCCATCTACTACTACATTCGCGTAGTCAAAATGATGGTAGTCAAAGAACCTCAAGAAATGTCCGAAGTAGTCAAGAATTATCCAGAAATCCGGTGGAATTTGCCTGGATTTAGACCTCTGCAAGTGGGATTGATAGTAACTTTAATCGCCACTACTATTGCCGGGGTTTTGTCGAATCCACTATTTACACTGGCGAACAATTCTATCTCTAACACTGCAATGCTACAAGCAACAATTTTTGAGAGAACTCAAATAAGTGCAATCTCCACACAGGAACCAGAGGAATTGTAG
- a CDS encoding RNA-binding protein, with amino-acid sequence MSIYVGNLSYSVTEDDLTQVFSDYGTVKRVQLPTDRETGRARGFGFVEMESEAAEDAAIEALDGAEWMGRAMKVNKARPREDKGSRSGGGYSQRY; translated from the coding sequence ATGTCAATTTACGTAGGCAACCTATCCTACAGCGTCACAGAAGACGACCTCACTCAAGTATTTTCCGATTACGGCACTGTCAAGCGAGTTCAATTACCCACAGATAGGGAAACGGGGCGCGCAAGGGGTTTTGGTTTCGTAGAAATGGAATCAGAAGCCGCAGAAGATGCTGCGATTGAGGCTCTAGATGGTGCCGAATGGATGGGTCGCGCAATGAAAGTTAATAAAGCCAGACCACGGGAGGACAAAGGCAGTCGCTCTGGTGGTGGATACTCACAACGCTATTAA
- the topA gene encoding type I DNA topoisomerase has protein sequence MSTLVIVESPTKARTIRNYLPKDYRVEASMGHVRDLPQSASEIPAAVKAERWAQLGVNVDADFEPVYVVPKDKKKVVTQLKDALKGVDELILATDEDREGESISWHLYQLLKPKVPTKRMVFHEITQEAIKKALNNCREIDEQLVRAQETRRILDRLVGYTLSPLLWKKIAWGLSAGRVQSVAVRLLVKKERQRRAFHEGIYWDLKASLVQEKTAFAAQLTTLGGTKVATGSDFDASTGQITAGRNVLLLNEEQALALQERLTGKTWNVNSIDERPVTRKPAPPFTTSTLQQESNRKLRLSARDTMRIAQNLYEQGYITYMRTDSVHLSDQALTAARSCVEQLYGKNYLSPQARQYTTKSKGAQEAHEAIRPAGSTFRTPQETGLGGRELALYDLIWKRTVASQMADCRQTQITVQLQVEDAGFRSSGKRIDFPGFLRAYVEGSDDPDAALEDQEVILPSLKVGDHPDCTELEAVGHETQPPARYTEATLVKTLESEGIGRPSTYASIIGTIIDKGYAQLVSNALIPTFTAFAVTNLLEKHFPDVVDPSFTSKMEQTLDDIATGEAKWLPYLREFYLGDKGLETLVREQESQIDASQARTVLLENLDAKVRIGKYGPYIEVDNDGTVITASIPKDLTPSDLDPKQVEVLLRQKTVGPDQVGRHPETGEPIYLKIGTYGPYVQLGDKTEENPKPKQTSLPKGVTPENVTLEMAVGLLALPRTLGVHPDTGKKIQASLGRFGPYVVHDQGKEGKDYRSLKAADNVLKVSLERALELLSEPKKGRGSSSSKSKAALRELGMHPDEGTPVNIYDGPYGPYIKHGKINVSIPEGQSVEDVTLSTALELLETKASTKKTTRKTSKSTTSRAKSTAKSSKTSAKKNDAEG, from the coding sequence ATGTCAACTCTCGTCATCGTTGAATCTCCGACCAAAGCTCGTACCATTCGCAACTACCTGCCAAAAGACTATCGGGTGGAAGCGTCTATGGGTCATGTCCGTGACCTACCCCAATCGGCTAGTGAAATTCCCGCCGCTGTGAAAGCGGAACGATGGGCGCAGCTGGGGGTAAATGTAGATGCAGACTTTGAACCGGTGTATGTTGTCCCTAAAGACAAAAAGAAAGTTGTTACCCAGCTTAAAGATGCCCTCAAAGGTGTTGATGAACTGATTCTGGCAACTGACGAAGACCGGGAAGGTGAAAGCATAAGTTGGCATTTATACCAGTTGCTGAAGCCAAAAGTTCCGACTAAGCGGATGGTATTTCACGAAATTACCCAAGAAGCTATCAAAAAAGCTTTGAATAACTGCCGTGAGATTGATGAGCAGTTAGTTCGCGCCCAAGAAACACGGCGCATTTTGGATCGATTGGTTGGCTATACCTTGTCTCCCCTGCTGTGGAAAAAAATCGCCTGGGGATTATCTGCTGGGCGAGTGCAATCTGTAGCAGTGCGACTTTTAGTGAAAAAGGAACGCCAACGCCGTGCTTTCCATGAAGGTATATATTGGGATTTAAAGGCTAGCTTAGTGCAGGAAAAAACTGCCTTTGCAGCCCAATTGACCACATTGGGGGGAACGAAAGTAGCCACTGGTAGCGATTTCGATGCCTCCACCGGACAAATTACCGCAGGGCGCAATGTCTTGTTGCTCAACGAAGAGCAAGCTTTAGCTCTCCAGGAACGCTTGACCGGGAAAACCTGGAATGTTAACAGCATCGATGAACGCCCCGTAACGCGTAAACCTGCACCACCTTTTACTACTTCGACACTGCAACAAGAATCCAACCGCAAATTGCGTCTTTCCGCCAGAGACACAATGCGAATTGCCCAGAATTTGTATGAGCAAGGGTATATCACCTATATGCGGACAGATTCAGTGCATTTATCTGATCAGGCGCTCACCGCTGCTCGTAGCTGTGTAGAACAACTTTATGGTAAAAATTACCTCAGCCCCCAAGCTCGGCAATACACCACCAAATCTAAAGGCGCACAAGAAGCCCACGAAGCCATTCGTCCGGCGGGTAGTACTTTCCGTACTCCCCAAGAAACTGGTTTAGGTGGTCGAGAACTTGCCCTTTATGACTTGATTTGGAAGCGGACTGTTGCCAGTCAAATGGCTGACTGTCGGCAAACCCAAATTACTGTCCAGTTGCAAGTTGAAGATGCTGGCTTTCGTTCTTCTGGTAAGCGGATTGATTTTCCGGGATTCTTGCGCGCTTATGTGGAAGGTTCAGATGATCCAGATGCGGCTTTAGAAGATCAGGAAGTCATTTTGCCCAGTTTAAAAGTTGGGGATCATCCAGACTGTACTGAATTAGAAGCCGTGGGTCACGAAACCCAACCACCAGCTAGATATACTGAAGCTACTCTGGTGAAAACCCTAGAAAGTGAAGGCATTGGTCGCCCTAGTACCTACGCCAGCATCATCGGCACAATCATTGATAAGGGTTACGCCCAATTGGTGAGTAATGCCCTGATTCCGACTTTCACTGCTTTTGCAGTCACCAACCTCCTAGAAAAACATTTTCCGGATGTTGTAGACCCCAGTTTCACCTCCAAGATGGAACAAACTCTCGATGACATTGCCACAGGCGAAGCTAAGTGGTTGCCTTATTTGCGGGAATTTTATCTGGGAGACAAAGGTTTAGAAACTTTAGTTAGAGAACAGGAAAGTCAAATCGATGCCAGTCAAGCCAGAACGGTATTACTGGAAAATTTAGATGCCAAAGTCCGCATTGGCAAATATGGCCCCTACATCGAAGTTGACAATGATGGCACTGTGATTACTGCCTCAATTCCCAAAGACCTGACACCATCTGACCTCGACCCGAAACAGGTAGAAGTGCTGCTGCGGCAAAAAACCGTGGGGCCTGACCAGGTAGGTCGGCATCCTGAAACTGGTGAACCAATTTATCTGAAAATTGGTACTTACGGCCCCTATGTGCAGTTAGGTGATAAAACCGAAGAAAATCCCAAACCCAAACAAACTTCTCTACCTAAAGGTGTTACTCCCGAAAATGTCACCTTAGAGATGGCTGTGGGTCTTTTGGCTCTACCGCGGACATTGGGAGTACATCCTGACACAGGTAAGAAAATTCAAGCCAGTTTGGGGCGTTTTGGCCCTTACGTCGTTCACGACCAGGGTAAGGAAGGTAAAGACTATCGCTCTCTCAAAGCTGCTGATAATGTGCTGAAAGTTTCCCTGGAACGGGCATTGGAGTTATTATCTGAACCGAAAAAGGGACGTGGCTCCAGCAGTAGTAAATCTAAGGCAGCTTTACGCGAATTGGGTATGCACCCGGATGAAGGTACGCCTGTGAATATTTATGATGGACCCTATGGACCTTATATTAAGCACGGCAAAATTAATGTCAGCATCCCAGAAGGTCAATCGGTAGAAGATGTCACACTATCTACAGCGCTCGAATTATTAGAAACTAAAGCATCTACCAAAAAAACGACTCGCAAGACGAGTAAATCAACAACTTCTCGAGCTAAGTCAACTGCTAAATCATCTAAGACTAGCGCTAAAAAAAATGATGCCGAAGGTTAG
- the aroQ gene encoding type II 3-dehydroquinate dehydratase — translation MNSSSPLTSILVLHGPNLNLLGQREPGIYGSLGLAEINRLLEEEAVKFQAKVIPVQSNHEGVLVDTIHGALGKHQGILINAGAYTHTSVALRDAIAGVNLPTVEVHLSNIYRREEFRHHSFIAAVAIGQISGFGVQSYLLGLQALVHHLRNK, via the coding sequence TTGAACTCATCTTCACCACTGACCAGCATTTTAGTGCTGCACGGGCCAAATCTAAATTTACTAGGACAGCGAGAACCAGGAATTTATGGTTCCTTGGGGCTGGCTGAAATTAATCGCTTGTTAGAAGAAGAAGCTGTGAAGTTTCAGGCGAAAGTGATTCCCGTGCAGTCAAATCATGAGGGGGTTTTAGTAGATACTATTCATGGGGCTTTAGGAAAACATCAGGGAATTTTGATTAATGCCGGGGCTTATACCCATACTAGTGTGGCTTTACGGGATGCGATCGCTGGTGTTAATCTACCTACAGTAGAAGTACATCTGAGCAATATTTATCGCCGGGAAGAGTTCCGTCACCATTCTTTTATAGCGGCTGTAGCCATCGGACAAATAAGTGGTTTTGGCGTGCAAAGTTATTTGCTGGGCTTACAAGCTCTAGTGCATCATTTAAGAAATAAATAA
- a CDS encoding ADP-ribosylglycohydrolase family protein, producing MRYPLINRFKGTLLGALLCEVLAKNTQEQSSICSDISEIAVLGTQSLIELGKLDIDNWLERHQTKFPHLNITDAVDAVLPKAIIVTLPVTLFFHENTANLRQNLLHMLQLWEYDPIVRDGTLAVGYAIAQCFTQKLHPQTLIPEIIAFIGETTTLLPQKLLKLNDLLVQGVGLESAQAEFSREEEPSNAIAMAFYCFLSTLEDLRLGVLRSTHQDNIRRGETGNLNSQTITTITGALSGAYNSTAGIPVKWQVILCPTNLGNGELTNFFQVLELADALVAVWSGVYDPALHLKEYPEEGCAKYEEQTQLCVFASPRVIQSR from the coding sequence ATGCGCTACCCACTAATTAATCGGTTTAAAGGTACTTTATTAGGGGCATTACTATGTGAAGTTTTAGCTAAGAATACCCAAGAGCAGTCTAGTATTTGCTCCGATATCAGCGAAATAGCAGTTCTGGGTACCCAAAGCTTAATTGAGTTAGGGAAATTAGATATAGATAATTGGCTAGAGCGTCATCAAACAAAATTTCCTCATTTAAATATAACTGATGCTGTTGATGCTGTTTTACCAAAAGCGATTATTGTCACTCTACCAGTGACACTTTTTTTTCATGAGAATACTGCTAACCTCCGACAAAACCTGTTGCATATGTTGCAACTATGGGAATATGACCCAATTGTTAGGGATGGCACACTAGCAGTAGGATATGCGATCGCTCAATGCTTCACACAAAAGCTTCATCCTCAAACTCTCATACCGGAAATCATCGCCTTTATTGGAGAAACAACGACACTTTTACCGCAAAAGTTACTAAAACTTAATGATTTATTAGTTCAAGGAGTTGGGTTAGAATCGGCACAAGCCGAATTCAGTAGAGAAGAAGAGCCGAGTAATGCGATCGCTATGGCATTTTACTGCTTTCTCAGCACCTTAGAAGACCTACGTCTGGGGGTTTTGCGGTCTACTCACCAGGATAATATCCGGCGAGGAGAAACTGGAAATTTAAATTCCCAAACCATTACTACAATTACTGGGGCTTTATCGGGAGCTTACAACAGCACTGCGGGTATTCCCGTAAAATGGCAGGTTATATTATGTCCAACTAATTTAGGCAATGGGGAACTAACAAATTTTTTTCAGGTGCTAGAATTAGCTGATGCACTTGTTGCTGTATGGTCAGGAGTGTATGATCCCGCCTTACATTTAAAAGAGTACCCAGAGGAGGGATGTGCCAAATATGAAGAACAGACTCAGCTGTGCGTCTTTGCATCTCCTCGCGTTATCCAGTCACGTTAA
- a CDS encoding HD family phosphohydrolase yields MKKQRFFKSVDNSEHQKPEIAHRTMAKTVRIRRGIDAVCLGWVHEKRSSVVLAIAVVSLTGVMGHKLYNQPQLAVGTPAPETMKAPYAAKVEDKEETEAQRQAASRSSVRVLMVDVSRTERINKNLQQLLDEGNKIRTTAGVFPFFDISVLSVPTQHYLRSCSPSEWKTLLITLKNTSQLNSGWLVGKNRSNLENRQSGGIAQKLPTSEFLPLFPSSRGSAISEHQSLYSLLNSGSLPLFLSPLDEKPVNITQNTDFTQAVAELKAYRASTSEQNLDSLIVKTSQVRQAYTQAKIQLLQPEKASSKRVYSETALLRLSDNEWSQAQTGIRRSADRILAQGIPPGLPSSILQNAVKLNVQEFVPKNAEPVVTKLLLSVLQPNLKNDEEQTKLQIQQASDGVLPVMVEIQKGELIVTKGEDITKWHFDVLEHYQLIRRENNWLELAKLAGIVTVAIGVFVVVARQMKCKLRQRDYLLVLLLTLSTPGVLALGVPYTTWSAVGLLLGSFYAPVLGTTVVGLLLLILPMTVEISIISLLAGGAAGILGSIMAQRLRSREELALLGVAIAVTQGGVYLIMKLLIGAAFGGGWYFVLQSSGLFALSGLAWSIVALGLSPYLEKVFDLVTPIRLAELANPNRPLLKRLATETPGTFQHTLLVATLAEAAAKHLGCNVELVRAGTLYHDIGKMHDPLGFIENQMGGPNKHETEIQDPWKSAAIIKKHVTEGLVMAQKHLLPTAIQAFIPEHQGTMLIAYFYHQAQQMSQENPNLILDDADFRYDGPIPQSRETGIVMLADSCEAALRSLKDATPEQALAMLNNILRAKWQDNQMVDSGLTRQEMSEISQIFVDVWQQFHHKRIAYPKLKAGKNG; encoded by the coding sequence ATGAAAAAGCAGCGATTTTTTAAGTCTGTTGACAACAGCGAACACCAAAAACCAGAAATAGCACACAGAACAATGGCAAAAACGGTCAGGATTCGACGGGGAATTGATGCAGTATGTCTAGGCTGGGTGCATGAAAAGCGTTCTTCTGTTGTGTTAGCGATCGCTGTAGTATCTCTTACAGGGGTTATGGGGCATAAACTATACAATCAACCCCAGTTGGCAGTAGGTACTCCTGCACCCGAAACGATGAAAGCACCCTATGCGGCTAAGGTTGAGGATAAAGAAGAGACAGAAGCCCAACGCCAAGCCGCTAGTAGAAGTTCTGTCCGAGTGTTGATGGTTGATGTTTCCAGGACTGAAAGAATCAACAAAAATTTACAGCAACTTCTGGATGAAGGCAATAAAATTCGTACCACAGCCGGAGTTTTTCCTTTTTTTGATATCTCAGTTTTGTCTGTTCCTACCCAGCATTATCTTCGCTCCTGTTCGCCATCGGAATGGAAAACGCTACTGATAACTTTAAAAAATACTAGTCAACTGAATTCAGGCTGGTTAGTTGGCAAAAACAGAAGTAATCTTGAAAATAGACAATCAGGTGGAATCGCACAAAAACTCCCCACTTCCGAATTTTTGCCTTTATTCCCATCTTCTAGAGGTTCGGCGATTTCAGAACACCAATCTCTGTATAGTCTGCTCAATTCAGGTAGTCTACCCCTGTTTCTGTCTCCTTTAGATGAAAAACCCGTTAATATTACCCAAAACACTGACTTTACTCAAGCAGTAGCCGAACTAAAGGCTTATCGCGCCTCAACTTCAGAGCAAAATTTAGATTCACTCATAGTCAAAACCTCGCAAGTACGCCAAGCATATACCCAAGCAAAAATCCAACTCTTACAGCCAGAGAAGGCTAGTTCTAAGAGAGTTTACAGCGAAACTGCCCTCCTGAGATTATCAGATAACGAATGGAGTCAAGCACAAACAGGAATTCGCCGCAGTGCAGATAGGATTTTGGCTCAAGGAATTCCCCCAGGACTACCTTCAAGTATTCTCCAGAATGCGGTGAAGCTGAATGTACAGGAATTTGTGCCAAAAAATGCTGAACCTGTGGTAACCAAATTGCTGTTATCTGTGCTGCAACCTAATCTTAAGAATGATGAGGAACAAACCAAACTACAAATACAGCAAGCGTCAGATGGTGTATTACCTGTAATGGTGGAGATACAGAAAGGAGAACTGATTGTCACCAAGGGAGAAGATATTACTAAATGGCACTTTGATGTCCTGGAGCATTATCAATTAATTCGTCGGGAGAATAACTGGCTAGAATTGGCAAAATTAGCCGGAATTGTGACTGTAGCAATTGGCGTTTTTGTTGTAGTCGCAAGACAAATGAAGTGTAAATTGCGGCAGCGGGATTACCTGTTAGTATTGCTTCTGACTCTCAGTACCCCAGGAGTGCTAGCCTTGGGCGTACCTTATACTACTTGGAGCGCCGTTGGTTTATTATTGGGTAGTTTTTATGCACCTGTTTTGGGTACGACTGTTGTCGGACTGCTGCTGCTCATTCTTCCAATGACCGTGGAAATCAGTATAATTTCGCTTTTAGCTGGTGGAGCGGCGGGAATATTGGGGAGTATCATGGCGCAAAGATTGCGATCGCGTGAAGAATTAGCATTATTAGGTGTAGCGATCGCTGTCACCCAGGGTGGTGTATACCTGATTATGAAGCTCCTCATCGGTGCAGCATTTGGCGGCGGTTGGTATTTTGTACTTCAAAGCTCAGGATTATTTGCTTTATCTGGTTTAGCCTGGAGTATTGTCGCCTTGGGCTTAAGTCCTTATTTGGAAAAGGTATTTGATTTAGTTACTCCCATTCGATTAGCTGAACTAGCTAATCCGAATCGCCCCTTATTAAAACGACTCGCCACTGAAACCCCTGGAACCTTTCAGCATACTCTGTTGGTGGCTACTCTGGCTGAAGCTGCTGCCAAACATCTGGGATGTAATGTAGAACTGGTCAGGGCTGGAACTCTCTATCATGATATTGGTAAAATGCATGACCCTCTAGGCTTTATTGAGAATCAAATGGGAGGGCCGAATAAACATGAAACAGAGATTCAAGACCCTTGGAAGAGTGCAGCAATTATCAAAAAGCACGTGACTGAAGGATTGGTAATGGCGCAAAAACACCTTTTACCCACAGCCATACAAGCTTTTATTCCTGAGCATCAAGGAACGATGTTAATTGCGTACTTTTATCACCAAGCACAACAAATGTCTCAGGAAAATCCCAATTTAATCCTAGATGATGCAGATTTTCGTTATGACGGACCAATTCCCCAATCACGGGAAACCGGCATAGTCATGTTAGCAGACTCCTGCGAAGCGGCACTGCGATCGCTCAAAGATGCCACTCCAGAGCAAGCCTTAGCCATGCTCAATAATATACTCCGTGCCAAATGGCAAGATAATCAAATGGTAGATTCAGGACTGACACGGCAAGAAATGTCAGAAATCAGTCAAATCTTCGTAGATGTTTGGCAACAATTTCACCACAAGCGCATTGCTTATCCCAAATTAAAGGCAGGTAAAAATGGGTAA
- a CDS encoding TetR/AcrR family transcriptional regulator — translation MSRSTQSKLSSKKARQVRDAEATKKQILDAAEAEFSRNGLSGARTEAIAKGAGVTTAMIYYYFQNKEGLYKEVLQRPVVEMSEGVQQLNLDQFPADVALKMLIKQVIAYESVHPQRGMLWFQEANQNQGKYFKLGNWEENFGYVINILERGISEGCFRQLDTFLVTLQIAGICNFYFNAHENLKHIRPDLQLLTPEMIEQYCEEAVNLILAGVGKKEAGGQGAGCRGEKKVSFQ, via the coding sequence GTGAGTCGTTCAACACAGTCAAAACTTTCGTCTAAAAAAGCGCGTCAAGTGCGTGATGCAGAGGCGACAAAAAAGCAGATTCTTGATGCAGCAGAAGCAGAGTTCTCCAGAAATGGGCTGAGTGGGGCGCGGACAGAGGCGATCGCTAAAGGTGCAGGAGTCACCACAGCGATGATTTACTACTACTTCCAGAACAAGGAAGGGTTATATAAGGAGGTTTTGCAACGTCCGGTGGTGGAAATGTCGGAAGGGGTTCAACAGCTAAATTTGGATCAGTTTCCGGCAGATGTAGCCTTGAAAATGCTGATTAAACAGGTGATTGCTTACGAATCGGTACATCCACAAAGAGGGATGCTGTGGTTTCAAGAAGCGAACCAAAATCAGGGTAAATATTTTAAGTTGGGGAATTGGGAAGAAAATTTCGGGTATGTGATCAACATTTTAGAACGGGGAATTTCCGAGGGTTGTTTCCGTCAGCTGGATACTTTTCTCGTCACTCTCCAAATTGCGGGAATTTGTAATTTTTATTTCAACGCCCACGAAAACCTGAAGCATATTAGACCAGATTTGCAACTACTGACTCCTGAAATGATTGAGCAGTACTGTGAAGAGGCAGTTAATTTGATTTTAGCTGGAGTAGGAAAGAAAGAGGCAGGGGGGCAGGGTGCAGGGTGCAGGGGGGAGAAGAAGGTAAGTTTCCAATGA